The segment TCACATGTTAACCATTATTGACTCGAGTCAATCTAATATCTctgtttcaattaattttttttaaaaaattatactatttaataTGTCActatttaagtattttaattaaaaatattttagctaTTATGCATCAAATTTTTAACATCTTaatgttttagtatatttttttaggcttgaaaaaaaaaaaccaatctacTCCGCCGGCCAAAAAGCTAGTATTGTAGCTATGAAATGAGCTTACTGGGTTCTTGTGCAGGTGCCACCCATAGCCCCTAACTGCAATCCTGTGCTTTCTGCATGCATTATGGCCTTTGATATGCATTATGCAATCTCTTTTCTTAGAAAGAATCTTGTTAAATATAGCGAAGTATTTCTTTCATGTGCGAACTGCTTGCACCAAACACAGAAGCAATATGCAGCTTAACTATGATGCAACAGAACGGCTCCGCTCCATTTCTCGGATAACTTCAGTACTTCAAATTTACACAAAATGATGCTCCATTGGTTTAGCAGGGAAATCACAACGAATACAAACGCAGCTAGTAAATTTAATGCCATAACATGGCAGATTAGCTACTTGCTAAGAGAAATTATAAGTGAAATTCCATTAGTAACAGAAGAACTGGTGACTTCACACATTTACAATAACCACGTTCTACTAGAAGAACATATATTTACAATCAAAGATATTTGAAGCTATATGTTACAACCCATCAGGTATAATAAACGTAAGACTCCATGTTTAGTGCCTTAATCTTTAACTTGTCGAGCCTCGTATGCTTACACTGCAGTTGCTACCGTTGCGTGCTTCAAAGCGGAAATACCAGAGGCTTTCCAGGAAAAGACAGGCAAGGGATGTTAAGAACTGTGAAATAGTGTTTGGATGGCTTCAATTGCCGTTGCAGTTGACATTTCCAGTGTCAAGAACATTGTAGTATAGGCAGGATGGCCTGCCATCAAATTTGGAAACTACTTGACGAGGTAATAATCCACAGTAATGTTTCCCTAAACGAGCAAGGCaaatatcaatgattttcttgaACAATCCGTCTTCTTGGATTAGTGGCTGCGCAACAAACTCAACAAGGGGCATCCACTGTAGGATGAAAACACCAGAAAGTTAAGGAGATTTAGAGACTATAGTCAGTGTTAATAAATTTGCAAGTAAAATCCATTATTGTAGATCCATTGAAAAACTCCTAGCTCAGCTTCAATTTCCAGTACTCTTCGTTGATCCCAAGATGTAATCTTATTGAAATATGGGAGTGAGAtgactactatatatatatatatatatatatatatatatatatatatatatatattatcaatacaataaaatcttaccaaaaactttttaaaaataatatcataaataaagaGCCACAAAAACATAgaataataaacttaaaattaaaaaatatgatttcttaaaacaataataataaataaataaataaaaacacaaaacccCCCACATAACAGGGGGACAGTGGCTAGCTATGAGAGTAATCTAATGATCATGCGTCGTTTGGCTGGCTAAAAGAACAAGCTAGCACTGTGTGATCATTGTGATTGTAATGAATCACCTTCAGGCCAGTCAGAATATTGGTGATGCATGAGACAAATAAGCCATAGCTTCTGTGGATTCAATTATATCTTTGATCAGACAGAGGAATTCATTTCCAAAATTTTCACAATTATTTATTCAAGAATGAATAATGTGAAGCTAACTTACACACATCAGTAAGGAGAGGTACTTACTTTTGCTGCTTGGATTTCAAGATTATCAACCTTAATCTGAGCTGACAAGGGTTTCAGCATACATACAAAGAATAGATCTGACTTGTCAAAATCCAAATTGTGAGCATGCCTGAAATCAGTGTTGAAGGCTACATTAGACAGAGCGTTGGGAAAggcatacatgtgtgtgtgtgctgTCCGATACTCGTGTATCTAGAAGATTTCATCAGGCATAGCATCTTTGTAGCTAGATATacatgattatgaacctatgatGCTTCCATTACAAAtcattcattcatttcttttctttgcacAGCAAAAAAAGGATCGATTGCACATTTCCAGAACTGTTCAGTGCATGAATATTGCTATGAGAGGAAACAAGTGAAGCCAAAGTCAAAAGTTCTTAACCTGAATGCTATGACTTCCACAAACTCAGTATCGACctgcaaaataaacaaaaactcaGCTGACATTATTGGCACGACTTGATCGTTCAATGTTAATTTATTATGCTGATGTAAGTTGATAGCTATCAATGGTCCTGGAAAagaaattttagtttaaataaattaagtacgAGATTGAAGATTCTTACACCAGTTTCCTCCTTTACTTCCCTTACAGCTCCTGTGTAAATCTCTTCTGACTGAAACAATATATAGCAATTGAGATTTAAAAGCTGAAATGATATATTAAGGTTGGTCTTTCATTCGAAGTTTTCATAAATAGCTGATTCCTTGGTTCAAGATAAAATTACGTACCTCGAGAATAAAACCAGTCGGTATTTTCCAAAGATCGGCAAATGATGGAGCATAGAATTTCTCTTGTACTACAAGAACCTGCAATTGATTGCCaaagatcttttaaaaaaaattgaggcatTGGAGTGCTGAAGGACTGAAGATCTAAATTTGTCAAAATTAGTTAATTGGGGCAGCTGAgaaacttttcttttcctcaatAATCATACCTCATTTTTGTCATTGATCACAAATCCCCCAACACCAACTTGATGCGTAGCATTAGAAGGAAGCATACAAGGTCCTTCGGGAATCCAATAAGTCAGCATCACGTATCCTCGTTCTGCGTGGTGGTACTCAAAACCTTCCTGTTAATCAATTTACTCATCCACTCAGATTGCATGTCTCGTGAAAACATTGAAGGAGCCAAACATTCCTCATCATTTTCTTGAGTCATTTAATGAACTGGTATAAATTGCAGATGCTTCAAGCCAATGAAATGAAACAATTCAGTAGTAATGTTTAAGTTTGAGCACAAGTTACCTTCACAGCAACTGGAACAAGCTCTGATCGTTCCAGGGGCAGCTTGAGCCAAATTCCCTTCTTTCCCTGCAGTAAATTGACATGGTAGAAGTCAATTTGGTGACCAACATAGGGTATCCAAGAAACAATTTAAGCCACACAGGAGTTGATCATGCATCGGCAGAAATTTACCTGCATTTTCCAGTGTGAAAGGGAAAATTGGAGCATTGGAGCAAAGGCATCTGGATTAACCGGTAATCTATCCGGATCAACCACAACTCCCCCGTACTCATCATCGCAGGCATCAAGTACTCCGACATTTCTGGAAAACAGACTTGAACCAGCACCATTTGTGCTAATCTGATAAAAGTAATTCTCTGCTGCggttttttctttgtcaactGAGCTAATAGCCCTCTTTGGCATAAATGTACCTTTTGAACTCAAAAAAGATGCCTTCGTAAATGCTCCTGAACATAAGAAGCCATGGAAGCAAAACACTCATTTGCTCAGAGCATGAAATCTAATGAGATGAGACATGGTTGTCCGTTTATAATCATTTACTAGCACTTGGTCTCTGTTTAAAGACTAATTAGAAAAAAGCAGAACAACCTCGGCAAAACACAGATAACttcagaaggaaaaaagaatggCTCAGAGCATGAAGTGGGTCTCAAAATGTCCGatacagaaacaaaaacaaacccttcaaatcaaatgtGTAAATGCCCTGCTTGAATGCCAAGAACATTGAGCAACACAGAGAAAAACAAGGAATATAACAAAACCGCATGGACTTGTAGTGCTAATACAATGATTCATCACCAGTCCCACTTACCTCTGCAAGAACTGAACTCTTGAGAAAATTTAACACCAACTGAATGTTCGAAACTGGAAAACGGACTTGATTTTGTCCTTGCCACGAGGGCTGCTTTCTCagataaagatgatgatttggAATCAAGAAACTTCAACTCCATTGATGAAAATGTAACTCAAATCCCAACTAACCACAACCCTACAAATCGAAagcaatcatatatatatatatatatatatagagagagagagagagagagagggagggaggggagttataaaaaaaatttatcataacaAGAAAATGTTATTGGGCTCTTCGTCATTCGGATTCTTCAATAGTTTGCATGGCCAAGTTCGATTTGTGACAAAGAAATAGCATattcaaacaaatcaaaatactGCAGGGAAACTTCATGAAGTGACAAAAACCAAGATATGGTGCAAAAAGCCAAGATTAAAGTATAGTGGAAATCTTGCTCAACATGTGGTGTAAAATGAAGATATCAAGTAAGATTAAACCAGCTAGTCATGAGAGAGGAGGGACTAGGGAGTGTGtttaaaaatgagatttttgtCGAACGCGCCTTTCAGGAATGTGAAGGGTGACATGATGTTATTTTACATGAGGGAATGGATGTTAAAGCATATTCCTACAAGGAAGACATGTAGATACCGTTGGAGAGAGTTTGTTTGTGGTGATTTACCGACAAAGTGGCTGAAGATGGAGACATGCAACACCAATGATATTTAATTAGGAGCAACAATTCATGGATCTTCagttctttttaaataatgtcatttaaatattcttatttcaaaatcatgatatttattaaaactttatatttaCCATTTATTATCTCTAGAAAGAAATTAActttatatacacacacacacacacacatacatatatcaataaattataagattaaTATAAGTCAGTCCTAagacaaagtgaaaaaaaatcaagaaaataatggCTTTGGATGGTTATTAAAGTTGTTTAAAAGTCAAAAGtattcaaaatcattttaatttttttttattttgaatagctTTTCAATGGTGAGATCAAACAAATTGACATGAACGGTGAAAGAGAATAAGAGTGGAGATTGTAGGAATGTTAAACTACAAAGTGAGATgtttcatataatatttatttttgcgtagaaaaatgtttttgaattttttttttcaaattaatttttttatattttaaattgttttaatgcgctaatattaaaaataaaattttaatacatttataagcgaaaaacactttgaaaagcaacttaTTCTATTGATTtccggttttttttctttggcctttttgtaaaagtattatttgttttcaatttcatcctccaattcaagtttatggtatattattttttccaatttgatcttcgttattttgattttctttcctttttgtttaagttaTTTCCCATTTCAATTTaccctccaataaaaaaaaaattgattaccttctaatttatttttttattttatttttacccttattctttttattttaattttaattttttaatcttaaatccttttgttattttttttttaatttcacgcTTCAATGTTTGATTTATTGGGGATTAGGCTTCATGTTTTCTTCCTATACGGTGCTTTCAGTCTAATAACCCGGGCTAATGGTTTAAAAAACTAATGCATGTCaacattctttgttttttacttattttttttttctatttcattgtttgatattagtttttttttatataaaaaaactagttttgtgaatttttttaatttattttttattgaattatcctgatctcataacTTAAGTCATGAATTTTGCAGGTTGACTCATTCCTTATTACTCATATTACATGTCTATCACATTACCCTGGATTGACTGAAGCCtggttttcatctttttttattcaacttcgTGCTTCCAAAGGTTTTTTTCCAAattattatgatgattttttatatttatttatataggaTTCtcgattgatttatttaattggatgcttatataaaaattttaatctatacttaaaaaaaattatgttaaaaaacacgtagaaaaaaaaaatatatatatataaactgattCTTAAATGACGTTAAATCCAAGGAAGACTTTATCAATTTAGCTTAATGCTAAATAAGTTCATGTGTGATTTTATATTgcattaaaatatctaatattgaacatctccttcaaattttaaaaagattaaaaagaaacgGAAAGGTGCTCCTCCACAAACCTTTTTTTCCCGTTTcatttccaatttttttctcatattttctttttttcctctttttttcataGGTAATTGCagatagttaatttttttttagtgctaGTAACTTTGCAACTCAATATTACTGAATTATATATACACTCCCAAAGTCTAATCAATTATATAAACTGTTACGTTGGACCGACAGAGGtgaaagaaatcataaaaagatcttctttttttctaatttttggtGCGTGAAACATACTCCAGGCATGAACGCGTGATTGGGAAATACGTGGCCAGCAATGCACTACGTAATTTCTTCAGCAATATCTGGATTGAGGCTTTTGAGAGATGCTGTGTACCGATTACCACACCCGCATATAATTAAAACCATGTATGTACTCTCTTCCTAACAAGGCCCATGTGATTTCTTACCTTATCAAGAATTTGAACGTTATCAAGAATCATGCTACTCCttaccaaataataataataataataataataattccaaCCATATAGTAAATATTAATTCCAACCATCTAGTAAATCATTCAATGATAATAGtttgaaatcaaaaaatttatttttttttaattttaatttcgaGCTCAatgattgttaatataatagttAATCGAAACTTAACTTCAGGGTTCGTAGGATTAATCAAAGTACGTACAAACTGACCCGAACActcatatcaataaaaataaaaataataataataatttcatgatgctaaataataataataataataatccaaacatttttattttattttttattgaatttttttatgctgCTTCTTTTACTACTCCAAGTAACCGggattagaatatatatatatatatatatatatatatatatatatattatgatacTCAGGTTTAACTAATagcattttattaattacactataattttatttattaatatatcatGTCATAATAGAAACATCACTTCCCGCCTTATCTCTCTCGTACCACTCTATGCCACCAAAATCACAGCACTACCCTCTTCACTCGCTGTCACGCGGCGCCTTAAACCTCAACAACCATCAGCCTCTTTcctatttgatattataataatttttaggaTTGTgataggagaaaaaaatataaaaaaaattatttttatttgtgtttaatttgattaaaatatatatttaattaaaattatacttgaattcatgtttaatatatttaattaaaataatagttgaAATTAATACcgataataaaataacttagaaaaacatgcattatttttttattttattaatgtgcATTTCATCACTAATACATTATATAAATAGTCAtgcaaaatataatattaatttattgtcaTATTAAACTCGTTATAATATCATCACgaacataattaatataaaaaaactttagtttttatgagtttgtaaatataaaaccacgtcaattaaaaatcattaagaataaaattaagatgagatttaaattctataaataacACATTTTACTACCACTTCACCATGAATACCACTAGAATCTGAACttgaattttataagaaaacagAAAGGCATATTCTACAAAATTAAGGAGATGGAAGAAGAAGGTCATCTTGGTCAGTGTAGGTTATCAACGGTAAAAAAAGCAAGAAGGAAACAGCACAGTCGCGTGAACCCCAGCAAAAAAAAAGCTTGTGAGAATTAAAACATttgcatatttttataatttacagATACAAAAGTGCATTAGAGATGAGGAATAAGCACTAACTAGAAATTTGATTTGCTACACGCATCGCCAAAGATCTATGCAGATAAAGTTTTCACTCAGTGCAACGTATAATGGATAGGCGAAGAAAGTTACGTGCATGTAAACCAAAAACATAAACCACTTTTGATTGATCATTTCCATTCAAAACCATAGAACTTAGTTGAAATGTCCTCCATTTGTTAAGTGATATAATTTCTATCCTGAGAATCCATGAAAATGGACAAGCTTTAGTTATCAAGAAATTTCCTTGCAACTTGATGAAATAAACTAGCGAATTGAAATATACAAATGGCTACTAACCATAATAGTGCTCTTCATGCGTCCTTTACAGTTTACATGGTTGGGTggttttctttcatcttttggattttgttggCTGCCTTCCTGTGGACTGGGATGGGCTGAGGCTGGCTGGGTTTTTTGTTACTGGCTTCTTTGTGGACTGGGTTTGCAGGCTGCTTTGCTCAGCTGGTTTTTCTCCAGACTTTAGATTGGCTAATTCAAACAGTTTGGGCGAGCTTCGTCAAAACAAATAGCCTTTGATTCCTGATTATCACATTACATTACAGttacagaaaaaaaactaattcatcCGGCGATATTACTGTGCTATGCACTGTGGATACAGACTGTGATTTCCTATGGATTTCAATAGTGTGGCATCTATGGCTATGAATGTGATCTTCGTGTGTGATCGACTAATCTTGGCTGATGGAGATTTTTCTGCCCAGGAGTATCTGGCTTGAGCTGTTTTCGGGGGGGCTACTTGGGTTAGGCACTagcttttctcatttttttcctgTCAATTTTGGCTGGCTTCTCGATTGGGTTCTTTGATTCTTTTGAAATCTGTTGTTTGCTTTCGATTTTGGCGGACTTCTCCACAATTTTGGCCAGGCTGCATAAGTTTTGtcagctatttttttattacgagCTCTGTTTGTCCATGTTTCATAGGCACTCTCACTGATGTTGCTTGATTTTGGGTGTGCTACCATTTTTAGGTTCCTTTGAGAGGCACCCTCCTAACCATTCAGATCAGGTCctggtttcatttttttttagctttctatATTGACTGGTTTTTTTTCTGGTAAGAAATCAAAACTGAGAAAAATCCAGGCTCAAGAACCCAAAGATTGCCATTTTACTTCTGctttttctcatctttttttttactccatccttttcaattctttttttttttcgggaATGCTTTTTCCtggattttatttctttcttgccTCTGTCATTCCCGAGGCTGCTCATCTCATTGATGTTTTGCTTTTGCAGTTTGTATGCTAACAGAAAAGGGTCTCCCCAGTTGTGGTCTCTCTGCAATCACTTCCCTGGTTAATTATACCTTTATCGAATTATCGTCATAAAATTTCTCAATCAAACCCTATATAATATTACTGAACTTGTTATACGTGAATGGGTTGACCAAGATTCTCTCTtacttttatagttttgatgacTTCCACTATAGTTTAGACTaagcatttctttcttttatgatgaTTGGATTACACAGTGGAATGCAATCTTTTTCggctttcttatttattttgagtggtGAAAGGACTTcccttgaaaaacaaaaatttaattgttcTACAAAGCTGTATTATGATGAGAATTCATGATTACATTCAAATATTGCAATAACATTGATGAAGGGGCAAAAAATGGCCATCTAATTTCGACCTTTTATTGATACTTTACTTGGAACATTTGAGCTTGGTGCACCTCATTCAAATGGTGGTGAACAAGCACAGCGTAGGGTAAAttgaaggagaaaaggaaagttGAAGCAGAAGCACCATTGAGACCTTGTACTGCGGCCGTTCTCTACCGGTTAATCGGTTTCCAAGGAGGCACTTTATTTGCGTAATGAATTCATCGTTCAGACTGTGTAGTGGGGGTTGACATCAATATCCAAACCCCTTAACTTGGCAATGGACTCTACCTTGCCTTTCAGGGTGAGAAGCTCTCGTAATCTGCTTGGCATGAAAAGAGACATCAAATTTGTATGCAATACTGTAAGTGGAATCGTGATGAATAAGCATGAAATATGAAATTCGGAGGAAAGAGACCAAACCTTGCAATCTCTGCACGTCTTCTGGCTTCTTCTGCCATGATGTTAATGTCCCTGAAAGTGTGCTTTTCGGAGAACGATTTTGCTTCCATAGATTGGAGGCCATGAAGTGTTCGCTGCTCAGCCGCCCACGCAGCTTTTCGAGCTTCCTTGCCGAAGTCCTTTTGGGTGGTCATTGCTGTCTGAGAACAATAAATAATGGCCAAATCTCAGAAGGAAGTTCTCAAGAATTTAAATGAAAGACGATTAAGGTTTTCTTTCACTCACTCTTTGGTTATATACCAGACTCCAGGCTCTGCCACTCTGTGCATATCGAACAGCGAACTTGATAGGATCAAGCAGCTTGTATGTGACAATGTTGTATAGCCATATGACAGCAGTCCAGCGCCAGCCAATCTTACTGATTCCAGCAAAATCCCATGTTGCTGTGGCAGAGATCACAGTTGCAATCTGTACCAGTTAAACAGTTAGTTTAGAACTGTAGTCTCTTTGGActagaaagtaaaaataaatctttcagGCAATGAAATATTGTTTAATAACTTGCAAGTTTCGAAGCATTTACCAATTGAGCAATGATGAAagcagaaagaagaagaagaccagGCCTTTCCTTGTATGACCAACTCCTGGAACGAGTCACAAATATTAGAGCCTGGCTGATGGTGCTAACTTGAAGGTACACGGCTGATGCTAGCTGTCCATTCAGTTCCTTGGAGAGAACTTTATCCGAAAGATCTAAATGTTGGTTAAAGCTTTTTACATGGAAGTGCTTCTGCGACAACAAAACGGAAATGTAGATATTGTCAAAAGGCAGTGTATGATGCAAATGAGTTGAGCTGATAGCTCTTTGCATTTTTACTCAAAGAAAACACCAGGTTCCCTCTTTACCCTacaatgaaaaattaagaacacAATGCTTATAGAAACATCATAGCAATAGATGCATTTACCGGAAAGAAATCGGTTTTAAAAGCCATCCAGAAGAATACGACTGTCATTACAGCAAGGTAGCTGCCAATCACTATCCCTGTTGCAAAAATTTCACTTAGCTTCCAACAGTCTGGTATTGGGGATGGCTTAACTCTGTCTTTGGATATTGTCATAATTGTTCCTGGAAATAAGTTGAAAGAAAGGTATATGAGAATTTGCATGTCAAGATGATTGctaattgcattttattttgccAAAATGCTCACCGTCATTGAGAACGGCAATGATGAGAACCATAAAGGGAGGGAAATCAAACTTCCAGAAGACAGCAAGCAACATGAACCCCATCTGTTACAACAATATCAAGTAGCCAATGAGTGGTGACCGATGAAAGCTACATCTTGCAAATATGGTGAGCTCCTCAGGAACTAGTATTCCAGGAACCAAGAAGAGAGAACGAGAAACTTACCACAATACGTATCGTGATTGATACTGCATATATCTGGAAGAAACAAAACGAATGTTAGGTAACGTGTACTAAGGATTTTAGTCTTGTATAATCCCCTAATTCAGCAGTTTCTTGTATCAACTTACGGTATAATTCTTCATTCTTTGAAAAATGGCACGGCTGGTTAAAACAGCACTAATGATTACACTAAGTCCAGGTTCTGTCAGAACAATATCTGAGGCACTACGAGCAGCATCTGTTGCATCTGCCACCGCGATTCCTATGTCTGCTATCTTTAATGCGGGTGCATCATTAACTCCATCGCCCGTCATTCCAACTATATGCTTTTTAGCTTGCAATCGCTTCACAATCTCATACTTGTGCTCTACAAAAGGCATAATATGTCAGATGGGAACGCTAGGTTGGTTCACCATGGCACAAACTGTAATGAACCTAATTACCTGGGAAAACACCAGCAAAACCATCAGCATTTTCTATGAGCTCGTCAATTGGTAGAGTTCCAACTCCATCCTTGTTTTCACCAAGCAAAGAGGATGATGGATACATGTTTGTTCCCATACCAAGCCGCCTTCCTGTCTCCTTTCCAATTGCTAGCTGGTCACCTGTGATCATTTTAACACTTACACCTAGATCCAGAGCTCTCCTAATAGTTTCAGCACTATCATGGCGTGGTGGATCAAAAAGAGGGAGAAGACCAACAAATTCCCAGGGCCCACCAGGACTGTCCTTGTTACCAGCAGGCACCTCCTGTAAGTAATAGCACAGACCATTTCTAAAAGTTCTATTGAGGAACGAACTCCTAGAACagtaaataagaaaatcaaagctTATACCTGTCGAGCAACACCGAGAGATCGAAGTCCACGCTCAGCAAATTTATCGATTATGCAATGCACTCTTCTTTCGATATCTGATTTATTCCATGCCAGATTGAGAATCTACATTTCCGCATAAGAAGTGCATAAGTTTCGGATTTATGACAAGGATTGAAGAGATTAGAAACGAAGCTTCTAACTAAGAACCTGCTCTGGTGCTCCTTTGCTCACTCTGTGCATCTTTCCAGCACTGTCTAGGTATGTAAGTGCTGTCCTCTTGTCAGTTGGATTGAAGGGAAGAAAGTGAACTTCTGTGATTCCAGCTCGTGCCTTCAATTtgcacaaaaaaatttaattactttgacAGAGCACAGAATATGCAGAATACCAACCATAATTTAGGCACTGATTATCTAATTATTCATGAACAAATGAAAAGGCTATAATCTTTGAAAGATATAGCAGGCCAAATACAGTTTTCCTGGAAGAATCATAGCAATTCTTGCATATGATGAAGTAAACATCCACTTCTTGCAATTTGACAACACcttaacaatattattaaaaacaatatatccgCATGAATGTGagaacatttatttaattggcaAGATGCACTACCTCTTTAGGATCAGCCAGCATGGAAACAATGGCTGCATCAATAGCATCTTGATTCTCCAACCGTGAAGCTCTTGCAGCCATCAAGACAACCATGTCCTTGTCAACCTCCTTGGAAAAAACCTGCAAAAAAATGGATGGGGTCAAACGTCTCCCAAGGTAAGTTAAATATATAATCTGTTCTGATAGATATTTAAAGACAATTTTTATTCTACTTGCAAAAATACATATATCATAAAGCTGTACTCTTCTGCTCAAGTAAGTTCCTAGTTAATAGGAATTTGTACATATATACTGCCTAGAAATATTGAGGAGACTTGATAAAATAGCATCAAAAGTAGCACCTCTATCATAGATTTGTCGACTGTAAGTTTGTTAAGAGTTAAAGTTCCTGTTTTATCACTGCAGAGCACATCCATCCCAGCCATTTCTTCAATAGCAGTCATTCTCTTTGTTATGGCCCCCTGCATGAAAATTTGATTATCGTTAATGATTCCTACAAGAACTGGTTTATCCCCTTACTGCAGTTTTCCATGATTATGACACAGCAGCTTCACAGACCTGTTGAGACAAACGATGAGAACCTATAGCCATGGTTACGGAAAGAACTGTAGG is part of the Populus nigra chromosome 8, ddPopNigr1.1, whole genome shotgun sequence genome and harbors:
- the LOC133701132 gene encoding nudix hydrolase 8-like isoform X2; amino-acid sequence: MELKFLDSKSSSLSEKAALVARTKSSPFSSFEHSVGVKFSQEFSSCRGTFMPKRAISSVDKEKTAAENYFYQISTNGAGSSLFSRNVGVLDACDDEYGGVVVDPDRLPVNPDAFAPMLQFSLSHWKMQGKKGIWLKLPLERSELVPVAVKEGFEYHHAERGYVMLTYWIPEGPCMLPSNATHQVGVGGFVINDKNEVLVVQEKFYAPSFADLWKIPTGFILESEEIYTGAVREVKEETGVDTEFVEVIAFRHAHNLDFDKSDLFFVCMLKPLSAQIKVDNLEIQAAKWMPLVEFVAQPLIQEDGLFKKIIDICLARLGKHYCGLLPRQVVSKFDGRPSCLYYNVLDTGNVNCNGN
- the LOC133701132 gene encoding nudix hydrolase 8-like isoform X1 codes for the protein MELKFLDSKSSSLSEKAALVARTKSSPFSSFEHSVGVKFSQEFSSCRGAFTKASFLSSKGTFMPKRAISSVDKEKTAAENYFYQISTNGAGSSLFSRNVGVLDACDDEYGGVVVDPDRLPVNPDAFAPMLQFSLSHWKMQGKKGIWLKLPLERSELVPVAVKEGFEYHHAERGYVMLTYWIPEGPCMLPSNATHQVGVGGFVINDKNEVLVVQEKFYAPSFADLWKIPTGFILESEEIYTGAVREVKEETGVDTEFVEVIAFRHAHNLDFDKSDLFFVCMLKPLSAQIKVDNLEIQAAKWMPLVEFVAQPLIQEDGLFKKIIDICLARLGKHYCGLLPRQVVSKFDGRPSCLYYNVLDTGNVNCNGN
- the LOC133701382 gene encoding ATPase 11, plasma membrane-type-like: MWNPLSWVMEAAAIMAIALAHGGGKGTDYHDFIGILTLLIINSTISFIEENNAGNAAAALMARLAPKAKVLRDGKWREEEAAELVPGDIVSIKLGDIIPADARLLEGDPLKIDQSALTGESLPVTKNPGDGVYSGSTCKQGEIEAVVIATGVHTFFGKAAHLVENTTHVGHFQKVLTAIGNFCICSIAIGMLIEIIVMYGIQGRAYRVGIDNLLVLLIGGIPIAMPTVLSVTMAIGSHRLSQQGAITKRMTAIEEMAGMDVLCSDKTGTLTLNKLTVDKSMIEVFSKEVDKDMVVLMAARASRLENQDAIDAAIVSMLADPKEARAGITEVHFLPFNPTDKRTALTYLDSAGKMHRVSKGAPEQILNLAWNKSDIERRVHCIIDKFAERGLRSLGVARQEVPAGNKDSPGGPWEFVGLLPLFDPPRHDSAETIRRALDLGVSVKMITGDQLAIGKETGRRLGMGTNMYPSSSLLGENKDGVGTLPIDELIENADGFAGVFPEHKYEIVKRLQAKKHIVGMTGDGVNDAPALKIADIGIAVADATDAARSASDIVLTEPGLSVIISAVLTSRAIFQRMKNYTIYAVSITIRIVMGFMLLAVFWKFDFPPFMVLIIAVLNDGTIMTISKDRVKPSPIPDCWKLSEIFATGIVIGSYLAVMTVVFFWMAFKTDFFPKHFHVKSFNQHLDLSDKVLSKELNGQLASAVYLQVSTISQALIFVTRSRSWSYKERPGLLLLSAFIIAQLIATVISATATWDFAGISKIGWRWTAVIWLYNIVTYKLLDPIKFAVRYAQSGRAWSLVYNQRTAMTTQKDFGKEARKAAWAAEQRTLHGLQSMEAKSFSEKHTFRDINIMAEEARRRAEIARLRELLTLKGKVESIAKLRGLDIDVNPHYTV